One window from the genome of Hydra vulgaris chromosome 02, alternate assembly HydraT2T_AEP encodes:
- the LOC136075728 gene encoding 52 kDa repressor of the inhibitor of the protein kinase-like, whose product MNCRGQSYDGAGAMAGHTKGLSSRILNLNEKASFVHCYSHRLNLAICASCNVQYVKNLLTHVKEVSYFFNLSSTRQQKLEEHIESTVPSAVKKKLKDVCRTRWVEKVNGLDTFQELFIPLVSCLEEMSLNVSKSFNHSTSSSASSLLKLITGFDFIVAMCITRNVFDSTLPITRMLQSKSNDIYDGLNLIQALKDVVSSLRNVVDQHHQMCYEQALKIAQNINVAETKPRTSFISKNRDNTPSESISDYFKFVITIPLLDHLSVELDTRFDDTTLKCYKALVLVPRKMISVVQCSRDTSWKDSIISFSDFYGTDLPNPLALSGELDLWEAFWLNFKGDIPSNISETLKAINFPGFENIKVCLKLLATFPLTSCECERSFSSLRRLKNYMRSTMVQDRLNGLALMNIHTEIVIDIKKVIDKFATINRRLTFK is encoded by the coding sequence ATGAATTGCCGAGGACAGTCATATGATGGTGCTGGAGCAATGGCTGGTCATACCAAAGGATTGTCCTCTCgcattttaaatctaaatgaaaAAGCTTCATTTGTTCATTGCTATAGCCATAGGCTAAATTTAGCTATTTGTGCCTCGTGCAACGTACAATATGTTAAGAATCTTCTGACACATGTTAAAGAagtatcatatttttttaatctttcatctaCGAGACAACAAAAGTTAGAGGAGCATATCGAAAGTACTGTTCCATCggctgttaaaaaaaagttaaaagatgtTTGTAGGACACGTTGGGTGGAAAAAGTAAATGGATTAGACACTTTTCAAGAACTTTTTATTCCTTTGGTCTCTTGTCTTGAGGAGATGTCTTTAAATGTCAGTAAGAGTTTTAATCACTCAACATCTTCAAGTGCATCGTCTCTTCTGAAACTAATTAcaggttttgattttattgttgctATGTGCATAACAAGAAATGTTTTTGACTCAACTCTTCCCATAACGCGAATGTTGCAGTCAAAGAGTAATGATATTTATGATggtttaaatcttattcagGCGTTGAAAGATGTTGTATCTTCACTTAGAAATGTAGTTGATCAGCACCATCAAATGTGTTATgaacaggctttaaaaattgcacaaaataTTAATGTAGCCGAAACAAAGCCAAGAACTTCCTTTATTTCCAAAAACAGAGATAATACACCTTCTGAAtctatttctgattattttaagtttgttatcACGATTCCTTTGTTAGACCATCTCAGTGTTGAACTAGACACAAGGTTTGATGATACTAccttaaaatgttataaagcaCTTGTGCTAGTTCCTAGAAAAATGATTTCAGTTGTGCAATGTTCTCGTGACACCAGTTGGAAAGACTCCATCATATCTTTCAGTGACTTTTATGGAACAGATTTACCGAATCCGCTTGCTTTGTCTGGTGAGCTTGATTTATGGGAAGCCTTCTGGTTAAATTTTAAAGGAGATATCCCTTCTAATATTTCTGAGACTTTAAAAGCGATAAATTTTCCtggttttgaaaacataaaagtttgtCTAAAGTTACTTGCTACCTTTCCATTAACTTCATGTGAGTGTGAGCGGTCATTTTCTTCGCTTCGGCGCCTAAAAAATTACATGCGAAGCACCATGGTTCAGGACCGCCTAAATGGTTTAGCATTAATGAATATTCATACAGAGATagttatagatataaaaaaagtcattgataAGTTTGCTACTATTAATCGTagattaacttttaaataa